In Buchnera aphidicola (Aphis aurantii), one DNA window encodes the following:
- the flgC gene encoding flagellar basal body rod protein FlgC, translated as MSLFNILNIAGSAMTAQSEKMNIIATNLANAESIIHKNGKYYPYIGKKVLFESYNLNEKGVAGVQVKKIIHKKNPIQMVYDPDNPLSNSKGYILKSNINPITETIENISASRAYQANIEVLKTAKNMILKTLSIGE; from the coding sequence ATGTCTTTGTTTAATATATTAAATATTGCAGGTTCTGCAATGACTGCACAATCAGAAAAAATGAACATTATTGCTACTAATTTAGCAAATGCAGAAAGTATTATACATAAAAATGGAAAATATTATCCATATATTGGTAAAAAAGTTCTTTTTGAATCTTATAATTTAAACGAAAAAGGTGTAGCAGGAGTTCAAGTTAAAAAAATAATTCATAAAAAAAATCCAATACAAATGGTATATGATCCTGATAATCCTTTATCTAATTCAAAAGGATATATTTTAAAATCAAACATTAATCCAATTACAGAAACAATAGAAAATATTTCCGCTTCAAGAGCTTACCAAGCTAATATAGAAGTCTTAAAAACTGCTAAAAATATGATATTAAAAACATTATCTATTGGAGAATAA